CAGCCAAGTTCCTACTACTGCGTCAATCTCCTTAGCGGTCCTCTTCATCGCACTGATATGCCCCTGATGATCCAACCATTCAAGCCACGGAATTGCATCCGACATCACAAAAATCCCGCTCAGATATAGAGCTTCTTCTATGGCCTTCTTGTATCTCCAGGGCTCGCTGTTTTCTTCCCCATATGTGCTGCTTGAAAATCTCTTCCCAGCTAGCATTTTCAGGTTTATATTGAACGTAACACGCTCCAACAATTTGCTTATGGTAACCTTGGCAAGATTGTTCGCATTCTCTGCACAAATATTGTACAAATCTTTCAAGAACATGTCCACTTCCGACAACCTCACATGCTTAAGAATTTCAAGCCGATGACTCGATAGAAGTTGAAGAGTAGCTAGCTTTCTCATGTCACGCCAATATTCTCCATATGGGGCTAATGCGAAGATTGCATTATTGTAACCCAAGTGTTTTCCTGCTGCTATGCTTGCTCTGGTAGCAAAAACTATGTCGTTTTTAGCCAAGCATTCCTTTACCATTTCCCAACCACTCACCACTAATATTCGGTTCATACCAAGTCTGAGTGAGTAAAAAGGGCCAGCTTTATCAGCGATGGCTCCAAGGATTTTGCAGGCTGGTTCTTTGCCACCTAAAAGATGCAAGTGACCAATCAAGGGCCATGCCCCGGCTGGTTCAGGGACTCTGTTTTTCTCTCTTTCGCTCTTTCTGTTCATAGTTCTCCATAAACTAAAGAGAAATATAAAAGCAAGAGCCCATATGACTGTTTTGATGTGAGAAGAGAAATCCATGGTGACATAGGGAGTTTTGGCTGCAATCTTGTCTAAAGTTAGATTGCTATTTATGAGAGAAATTGGAACTGTGACCCGTGGTTCAGCCTTTTTAACCTAgaattaggttttttttttttttttatgttatcaCTTctgattaatataattaaagaaaaGGTCATTTCTACGAAAAATTTatacaataattatatatataaaagggaCAAGCTTAAGAATAAAGACTACATAATGAATATGTCCAATCATGCATGAGAATAGGCAATGCAACATTTATCATGTGTAAAAGCCATTGAGTTCAATAGtctataatatttcattttctGCTTCTGTCCTTGTTTTCCTTTCATATgttaattttgtggtttattttgcctttttaatgaaaattttttatccgtATCAAAAGTTTTTTATATACCAGCCAATGGAAAGCCACCAAACAAGACATCTATGTCTTCAGTTGTCTTTTCTTTGGTCAAAGTGTTGTTGTCTCCTCCTTTTAATTCCATAAATTTTGTtgcttatataaaaaaaaatactcaagGACACCGACTGTTTCGAAACCATGGAGGCAAAGTGACAATCACGTAACACATGGAGAAAAGTTTCAGCATGGCCATGCAAAGATTGCAGCCATAGAAGCACTCTATTCTAGAGAATCTCTTACGAGTTAAGTCTTTACTTCCATTTCAATTATTATGCTTATGCAGTCTATTTTCTTGTCTTTTcaggtaaaataaaataaaataaccttttcttttttttgaatcaattatataaattattcaaataaaaatattacattaaACATAATACTTCAATAAAAGTTAAAACTGATTATGCTAAttgtttttgtaatttttaatttttaatatatgctaaataaaaatatattaagaaaaataaaatagcctataattttaagaaaaataagaaatataccTTTTTGGACGGAACAATATTATTATAGTATTGAAATGTCATCATGAAatgagaatttttaaaaaaaaagtaattaattaaaatcatttaattaatgTATTGTGTGTCTCACAAATTAAAGCATTTTTTTCTGATACATATTTAATTCACAATTTACGAGAATGATATCATGTCTGATTAAACTGATTATcgaaaatttagaattttatgatattatcggttttaattgaaatttaaacttGAAATTTCACATTTCTAAAAATGACTCATGCTGTGTCTCATTGTCTGCATAATATACAAGGACATGTGAAGCAAAATCTATATTCTTAATCAATCTTTCTTATTATAAAATTtgcttataattttaatcaaaatttgtaGAAATTAGACTTGACAAACCAAAAAGGA
This genomic interval from Manihot esculenta cultivar AM560-2 chromosome 12, M.esculenta_v8, whole genome shotgun sequence contains the following:
- the LOC122721345 gene encoding dimethylnonatriene synthase-like — protein: MDFSSHIKTVIWALAFIFLFSLWRTMNRKSEREKNRVPEPAGAWPLIGHLHLLGGKEPACKILGAIADKAGPFYSLRLGMNRILVVSGWEMVKECLAKNDIVFATRASIAAGKHLGYNNAIFALAPYGEYWRDMRKLATLQLLSSHRLEILKHVRLSEVDMFLKDLYNICAENANNLAKVTISKLLERVTFNINLKMLAGKRFSSSTYGEENSEPWRYKKAIEEALYLSGIFVMSDAIPWLEWLDHQGHISAMKRTAKEIDAVVGTWLEEHLRKKSSKEDSIGESDLMDVMLENLAEDSVMSGHSRDTVVKAMVMILTLTGAGSTAVTLTWALSLLLNNPSVLKSAQEELDIHVGKDKWVQESNIQKLNYLQAIVKETLRLYPPGPLTGIREAMEDCDLGGYHVSQGTRLVANIWKLQRDPRIWENPSEFQPERFLTTHAHVDFRGQNFEYIPFSSGRRSCPAITFGLKVVHLILARVLQGFDLRTVKGLPVCMKEGPGISLSKVNPLEVIVKPRLDLELYQCLGRSNYMSF